DNA sequence from the Leptolyngbya sp. SIO1E4 genome:
AAAGTCTCTGATAAATTTTCCTGTTCACTGCTATCAAGAATGGTTATGGCAGCGGAGATGTGCTCAGAGCCATTGAATCATAGAATAACCTTAATGATTTTTTGCTTTTCATCGATGAAAGTCTATGAAAAGCGATTTATCTCTTTCAAAGACCGAAGCAAACAAAAGCTGCAACTTGAAGCACTTTAGTCCCAAGGAACTTCATTTTTAAGGCAAGAATTCAGTGCTCCAGCCGATAAAGGGTGAAAACGTCCTCAATAAACCGTGCTTGATGAGAATCACTGAAATCCCCCCTCTATGAAATGTTTGTAGAGATAAATTGCACCAATTCGTAGCGACAATTGTTTGAGTTCAGGTTTTTCTAGTCCCCACTTAGCAAGAGACGTTCAGACGACGATACAGTCGTCCTTAACTGTTATGGCGATCGCTCAAGTCCCCTGGCTCACTCTCCTGATCGGGCTGCCTCTCGTCGCAGCGCTTTTCATCCCTTTATTGCCCCTATTGCCCGGCACAAACAATAACCTGGTTCGCTGGTATGCCGTCGGTGTTGGGGGCCTTGACCTGGCGCTCATGGGTTACACCTTCTGGACGCACTACGATGCCACCCGTGCCGATTTTCAAATCGTCGAAACCTTTACCTGGATACCTTCTCTGGGGCTGAACTGGACAGTTTCAGTGGATGGCCTGTCGGCCCCGTTGGTGCTACTGGCGGGCCTGGTTACGACACTATCTATGTTAGCGGCCTGGCGAGTCAATCGCCGACCTCGGCTGTTCTATGGCTTAATGCTGGTGCTCTATGCAGCCCAGATCGGCGTCTTTGTTGCCCAGGATCTGCTGCTGTTCTTCATCATGTGGGAAATTGAGCTGATTCCAGTCTATTTACTCGTCTGTATTTGGGGCGGACAAAACCGGCGCTATGCCGCTACAAAATTTTTGATTTACACCGCTGCCGCCTCCATCTTCATCCTGATGGCGGCCCTGGCAATGGCCTTCTATGGCGATTGGGTAACGTTTGATATTGCCCAACTCCATCTCAAGTCGTTCCCTCTAGGGCTCGAACTCTTTCTTTATGCCGGACTCTTGATTGCCTTTGGGGTGAAGCTAGCCATTTTCCCCTTTCACACCTGGTTACCGGATGCCCACGGTGAAGCCTCATCACCGGTGTCAATGGTGTTGGCGGGAGTGCTGCTGAAAATGGGAGGATATGGGTTAATTCGCCTCAACCTCGAACTTTTGCCCCATGCCCATGTTTACTTCGCTCCGCTTCTGGCTATTTTGGGCGTGATCAACATCGTCTACGGAGCGCTGAATTCCTTTGCTCAAACCAATATGAAGCGCCGCCTTGCCTATTCATCGGTGTCTCACATGGGATTTGTCTTGCTGGGTATCGCCTCCTTTAGCGATCTGGGCATCAGTGGAGCGCTGCTGCAAATGCTTTCCCATGGGCTGATTGCGTCAGTGCTGTTTTTCCTGGCAGGCGTTACTTACGATCGCACCCATACCATGATGATGAACCAGATGGCCAATATTGGTGAGGCCTTGCCTCGGGTGTTTGCGCTGTTCACCATGGCTGTAATGGCCTCCCTAGCCTTACCGGGGATGAGCGGCTTTGCCAGCGAGGTAGCAGTGTTTGTCGGCTTTACCACGAGTGGGGCGTACAGTGAGACATTCCGCACGGTTACAGTTGGCCTATCAGCGGTGGGCCTAATTCTGACCCCTGTCTATTTGCTCTCGATGCTGAAGCAGGTGTTTTATGGCTCGGGCACTCCTCCGGTATGTGATGTCATGCCCTCCTGCGATATGAAGGATCTTGACCTGAAAAACCAAGGAAATGAGGAGCCGGCGTGTTTTGGCAACAACTGTGATTTGCCCATCCAGGCCAAATTTGAAGATGCCACTCCTCGTGAGATCCTGATTGCGGCCTGTTTCCTTTCGCTGATTGTCGCGATTGGGTTTTATCCGAAGCTGGCAATGCAGATGTATGACGTGAAAACTGTCGCGGTTAATGCTGGGGTGCAGGATGTGTATCAAGAG
Encoded proteins:
- a CDS encoding NAD(P)H-quinone oxidoreductase subunit 4, giving the protein MAIAQVPWLTLLIGLPLVAALFIPLLPLLPGTNNNLVRWYAVGVGGLDLALMGYTFWTHYDATRADFQIVETFTWIPSLGLNWTVSVDGLSAPLVLLAGLVTTLSMLAAWRVNRRPRLFYGLMLVLYAAQIGVFVAQDLLLFFIMWEIELIPVYLLVCIWGGQNRRYAATKFLIYTAAASIFILMAALAMAFYGDWVTFDIAQLHLKSFPLGLELFLYAGLLIAFGVKLAIFPFHTWLPDAHGEASSPVSMVLAGVLLKMGGYGLIRLNLELLPHAHVYFAPLLAILGVINIVYGALNSFAQTNMKRRLAYSSVSHMGFVLLGIASFSDLGISGALLQMLSHGLIASVLFFLAGVTYDRTHTMMMNQMANIGEALPRVFALFTMAVMASLALPGMSGFASEVAVFVGFTTSGAYSETFRTVTVGLSAVGLILTPVYLLSMLKQVFYGSGTPPVCDVMPSCDMKDLDLKNQGNEEPACFGNNCDLPIQAKFEDATPREILIAACFLSLIVAIGFYPKLAMQMYDVKTVAVNAGVQDVYQEMAQATHPQIYAGNLGSPVS